From the genome of Salmonella enterica subsp. houtenae serovar Houten:
CCGCGTGAATAAAAAGCCCCCGCAAGATGGAATCGGAAGTATCTGCGGGGGGTGTTTAATAAAGTCCAAAAGTGTCTTGCAAGGGATAGCACAGATACACATCCCGCTCATAGTACCTAAGACAAAGACTTCATGTATCAACGTTGCGTAACCAAACGCCAGAAAATTGTTAATGTCATATTAACCAGTTGAATTCACTTTCAGCCGTACCGGAACATAAAGATACAGACCATTATCGTCGAGAAGTTAATATGGTTTTTCTTTCGGTTTTGCTGCTTTAATCTGCTTAACGGTGAGTATAGGGAAAATTATTTTATCCACTTTTTATCCGCATGGCGTGTGGTTGGCAACGATCTGTCGCGCGCTATGACGAACTGATAATTTACAAAACATCTGATATCCAGGGAATTCTGCGAACGACTGCGGAGAAGTGTGAACTGATAAATGGTGTCCCCTGCAGGAATGATTAAGCAAGGTAACATCATGACTACTAATGATATTTATGAGTTGTGTGTTTGAATGGGATACATAGAGGGATATTAAGCAGAATGGCGGTAACGGAAGGAAGGTTATTACCGCCAGTGGAGTTTTATGCGGCGCTGTGCGGCCTGAATGTCACATCGCCACGCCCGGCCAGGAGTCCTTCAATAGAAACATCCTCATTGAGGCTATCCCAATGAATACCACGGCGGCTTAACTCAAAGTCGTTTCGCTCATCAGGGCTGGCGTGCATCAATTTGGGAAACCATGCCAACGGTACGCCCAGCGTGCGGGCATCGCTTAACTCTACCCACATATTGTATTCGTCGAACTTTACGTTCTTAGGCGAAATAGTCATTCCACGCCTCCATTAGTAGTTTGCGATTTTCTTCCACCACGCCCACCAGTTCCTTCAGATCGCGAGCATTAAAACCATCATTACGCGCCAGCAGCACTTCTGGTGTTAGCCAAAATTTTGCCTCACCATCAGTGCCGCGAACGTGAATATGTGCCGGTTCACGGGGATCACCCTCATTCGAATAGAAAAAGAACCGATACCCCTTAAATCTTAGTATGACAGGCATAAATAAGTTCTCAATATTTGGTTAATTGATTCGATTCAGGGGCTGCTTCGTATACAGCAGACCACCAGCCATAGACACAATGAAATCATCGACATAAGCATCAACCCCGTACCACAGGCTTTGCTGTGCTATCCCTTCATGTAAAGGATAAATATCAAGGGTTTCAAGAGGCGAAGCATCTTCAGGTATCTCGCCATCAGGATAGGCTTCGGCGTAGTCGTCTGGGTCTGTAAACCGCCAGAATTCTTCGTGTGTTATACCAGAATTCGCAAAGGTCATCACATTGGTAGTGCAAGCGGCATCTATCAGCGCCGTCACTTCCTGAATGATAAGCCCGGCGATCATCCTTGGTAATCGTTCTGTATCTATACCGGTGATGACTGTCTGTGCGTATTCTCTGTAGCGTTCGTCAGTGCCACGGTATCTGTATTCTTCAATAAAGTCAGCAATCAGGCAAAGTGAGTCAGAAATCTCGCGCCTGTCCTTCTCTGCACTTCTCCTGAAGGGGATAGCCATCAGGTTGGTAAGGATATTCAAAAAGTAAGGCTTAAGCCCGCTAAATCGAGCTGGTAGCGTTTCTACGGCGTTTTTTATGTATGCCTCATATTTCTTTTTAGTCCCAAAGCTCGACAGCCGCAGCCATATCTCGCGCATGGCCTACATCATTGCTTGCCATTTCTGCAATCATGTTTTCCTGTACAGCTTCAAAAATTTCAGTTTCGGTGTAACCGGTTATGCTTGCAGACATCATCCCGGCAGCATAAACAATGCCGTACAGCGCGTGCGCCCTGACTTTGTGTCCCTCACGTGCGTTCATTGCTTCGGAATACTGCTCGCGCATCAAGTCTTCAAACTGCATTGAGTAGGTTTTTAAGTTAGCTTGAACTCCGCGCCATCCAAGCTTGCTCAAATGATTTAGCCATTCCACGCCCGCTACGCCGTTGCATGACAGCATTGCAGATGTCAGGGCACTGGCGAAACTTCTTATATCGTTGTAGCCCTTGAGGTCTTGCGGTTCGATGAAAGGCTGCTCAATCAAGCGTCCTTCCGCGCCAGCTTTAAAACGGTGCTTCTCTTTTTGCCAAAGTTCGTCGGCTATCGTTTTTTCCGCAGTCATCAGGCAAATAGTGCTAAACGAAGTTACGGGCAGGTTTTTACCGTCTTGACCGCTGCGGCCTTTGGCCTTGCCGTTCGCTATCGAGTAAACAAGGTTTTCAAAGTCAGCACCCCGAAGGTTGGGCATTGCTGACAGGTCATCGATACGCATTGCAGAACCGCTGGAACATACGGCGCTATTGATGATTGCTGTATAGGTGGCGTTCGCGCTTTCAGTGAGCTGGTCAGGATTGCCCCATAAGCTTGCGCCGAGCTTCATAGCCAGTGTTTTACCTTTGCCTGAGCGCCCATATACATTGACCGTGATACCTTCAGCTTTGATTGAGCCGTTACGGACAGGAAACAGAACGGATGCCAGCTCAAGCAGGATCTGAAACGTAAGGCTGTGGTTGCCTTTGGTTAGCTCAATGACGCTTGTCCGATAATCCTCAACAGTACCAACCGCAGCCGATCTGTATTTGCTATCTACTGGACTATCGAACTCAAAAAGCACGCTGTCAGACAGATATGTTTTACCGGATTGGGATACATAGAATTTTATGGCGTTATGCTCATGCCAGCCCGGAGCCGAACCATATACAGCGGATGGCAAATCTTGCTCAACAAGATAAGCGTTGCGATAGAAATCAATGTACGCCCCATCTACAACGACTTCTGAGCCGAGCGACCTTAAAGCGGCGGCGAGGCGCTTAGCATCGCTTGACCATGGCAAAGAAACGCGGCGCGAAGAATTGCCGATGTTTTCAAAGGTGATATATGCCTCATGTTCTTTGTATCCTCGCAGGGCTGGGCGAACCCCGCGCAGAATCTCAGAGGTTCTGGCATGTTTAAATACCCCTGATTGTCCATCTTCACCACGCCCGGTTGTTGGGTCTACCAGGGCGATTGATTCATCTGCGCGCTCGACAATTAAATCTGTGCCGTCGGGCTGTTGGTCTTGTGGTGTAACTTTGTCGGAATAGTATTTTTTGAAGTGATCGGGGATACGGAATTTTGCAATGTTTACCGTAGCAGGGATGCGTAGAACGCTTGCTACGGGAAGATTTGCAGGTGATTTTCCTGCTGTTACATTTGCAGTATTGCTATCCCACGGCATAGGGTTATTATCTACGCGGTTATTTTGCGTAGTATCTGATAAAGCCTCTTGACCGGAGGCTTTTTCTTTTCTGGCCTTCTCCATTTCGCGGTTAAATTCTTCTGTCATCCGTTCTGCTCCCAGCTCCATGCGTACATCGTCCCAGTCATGTTTCTTTCTGCCAAGGCATAGCGGGGCGACCACCAGCCCACCAACGGCTTTAGCAGCTTCGTTAGCTTTTACCAGTCCCGTGTTAGGTTTTGGCTTGCCGTTCGCGTCTACATCGCTGGGTGCGTGGTAGTCGTTATCTGCGGCTATAACAATCTCAAGCGCTGGGAAACGATCTCTAAAGGCCGTGGCGACGTTTTTAAGGTTTGAAGCAGATATGGCAGCGACTACGCGTGAAAGCGGCGCACAGATCGATACGCTTCGCGCTGTGGCATATCCCTCGGTAATGATGAGGGTATTTGCTTTGTCATTTGGCTGTACGTCAATAAACGCGCAGGAAATTGGCGCATCCTTCATTAAGCTTTTGTGTCGGGGCTGACCTTCATTGTCTACAGCGTTTGGCGCGGGCAGGTATTGCACTGAACGGTCACGATTATCAATGTCCGTCAGACGTATTACACCATCACCCCGAGCGGTGACGGGAAGAACGCAGTTTTCAAAGCCCTTGGCCTTTAAGTATGCGCATTCTGATGGTTTTGCTTTGTCCATACATTACGGGGACACTTTGAGTTGTGTTTATGGATGCTGTTTGGTGGAAATGGTTGGATATAAATTATGGCTCTAAGCCTTGTGTGGAGCGGGCTTGGTGGGATTTGTTGGAGGTGGTAAAAAATGGTCAGAGTGTCCCCTGCAGGAATCGAACCTGCAACTAGCCCTTAGGAGGGGCTCGTTATATCCATTTAACTAAGGGGACAACGCGGCGCCAGTATAGCGTTTTTTATTCGCCGGAGTAAGTGTAGCGCCGCCCGACTGGTTAAACCGTCGCCACTCAGCGCTGTTTTTCCGCTTTTTTCCGCTCCCGCTCCAGGCGTTCACCGCGTAGCCTCGCTTCTTCTTTACGCTTATTGCTCATATCATTGCGGATCTGCGCGTGGCTCATCAATGCGAAAATAAAGGTGCCGCCGCAGATATTTCCGGCAAGTGTGGGAAGGGCGAAGGGCCAGAGAAAGTCGCTCCAGGGCAGCGTGCCGTTGAAAACCAAATACAAAATTTCAACGGAGCCGACGACAATATGGGTGGTATCGCCCAGTGCGATAAGCCAGGTCATCAAAATAATGACCACAATCTTTGCCCCGCCTGCAGCAGGAAACATCCATACCATCGTGGCGATGATCCAGCCAGAGATAATTGCGTTGGCAAACATCTCCGTTGGGCTATTTTTCATGACCTCCATACCAATTTTGACAAAGGCGTTGCGGGTCTCTTCATCAAATATAGGCATATATTCAAAAGCCCACGCCGCAACCCCGGTACCTATAAGGTTGCCCAATAAGACTACGCCCCATAAGCGCATCAGCAGGCCAACGTTACTCAGAGTAGGATTTTGCATTACCGGCAATACGGCGGTAACGGTATTTTCAGTAAATAATTGCTGGCGGGCCATGATGACAATGATAAAACCAAAGGTGTAGCCGAGATTTTCCAGTAAAAAACCGCCGGGAACGCCTTCAAGCTGCACGTGGAAAATTCCTTTCGCCAGTAGTGATGCCCCCATAGAAAGTCCTGCGGCAATGGCTGACCATAGCAAAGCCATCGCATCGCGTTCCATCTCTTTTTCACCATCCTGGCGAATATGTTCATGAATCGCCATGGCGCGGGAAGGAAGACGATCTTCATCCACTTCAATCTCTTTACCGCTTTGTTTTTCTTCGCTTTCAACTTCCAGGTCACTGTTATGCTGGTTAATTTTATCGTCGTTAAGGCTATCCATGATGATCCCTGATGGTTAACACGTATTAATAAAGCGTAGCGGTTTTTCATTTACCCAAGCCGGGACATTCTCCGAAAAAATAAAAATGATCACGCCCGTTTTTATCTGTTTCGTTAGAATGGGGCCGTCACGTTGTTGGCGTTACCAGGCTATGCTCAGAGCAATGAGATCGCGCATATAGACATCGTTTGGCGTGCTGTTAAAATCGCTCACACCTAAACAGGCGGATACGGTAGCGTTCCGTCATGGATGGCAATCAGCGATAGCCACAATTCACAGGGAGACATCTATGAAGCTTCGCCTGTCGGCGCTGGCTCTGGGAACTACACTGCTGGTCGGGTGTGCGAGTTCCGGTACAGAACAGCAGGGGCGTTCAGACCCGTTTGAAGGGTTTAACCGCACCATGTACAACTTCAACTTTAATGTGCTGGACCCGTATGTTGTTCGGCCAGTCGCGGTCGCCTGGCGTGATTATGTTCCACAGCCTGCGCGTAACGGTTTAAGTAATTTCACCGGCAACCTCGAAGAACCGGCGATCATGGTGAACTATTTCCTGCAGGGCGATCCTTACCAGGGGATGGTGCATTTCACCCGTTTCTTCCTGAACACTTTATTAGGAATGGGCGGCTTTATTGACGTCGCGGGAATGGCGAATCCTAAACTGCAGCGCGTTGAACCGCATCGCTTTGGCAGTACGCTGGGCCATTATGGCGTGGGGTATGGGCCTTATGTGCAACTTCCGTTCTACGGCAGCTTCACGCTGCGTGAAGATGGCGGGGATATGGCGGATACCTTGTATCCGGTGCTCTCGTGGTTGACCTGGCCAATGTCCATAGGAAAATGGACTATCGAAGGGATAGAAACCCGCGCGCAGTTGCTGGATTCCGATGGTTTGCTGCGCCAGTCTTCCGATCCTTATATTATGGTGCGCGAGGCGTACTTCCAGCGTCATGACTTTATCGCCAATGGCGGGAAACTCAAGCCGCAGGAAAACCCGAACGCGCAGGCGATTCAGGACGAACTCAAAGAGATCGACTCGGAATAAACGGCAGTAAATAAAAAGGTGAGCGCAATGCTCACCTTTTTGATCCGTCTCAGAAAGAGATTAGAACGCGTAGTTAAAGTTAGTACCGAATAGCCAAGCTTTCCCTTCAGATTCAAACTGATAAGGGCCTTCATTAATTTTCACGCTCTGACCGTGCATATAAGAGACGCCAACGTCGACAGACGCATCTTTATTAAAGGCGTAAGTCGTACCGGCGCTCAGCCAGAAACGGTCCTGGTCCGGAATAGAGATAGAACGGTTTTGCGCTGGTACCGGACTGTCATCGAAGGCGATACCGGTACGGAACGTCCAGTTGTCATCGTAGTAATAGGTGGTGCCCAACGCAATGCGGTAAGCGTCTTTAAAGCCTTCATGCTTCTCAAAGAGCGTATCGCCGGCGGTG
Proteins encoded in this window:
- a CDS encoding Protein of uncharacterised function (DUF3532) — translated: MTISPKNVKFDEYNMWVELSDARTLGVPLAWFPKLMHASPDERNDFELSRRGIHWDSLNEDVSIEGLLAGRGDVTFRPHSAA
- the traC_1 gene encoding bacteriophage DNA primase — protein: MDKAKPSECAYLKAKGFENCVLPVTARGDGVIRLTDIDNRDRSVQYLPAPNAVDNEGQPRHKSLMKDAPISCAFIDVQPNDKANTLIITEGYATARSVSICAPLSRVVAAISASNLKNVATAFRDRFPALEIVIAADNDYHAPSDVDANGKPKPNTGLVKANEAAKAVGGLVVAPLCLGRKKHDWDDVRMELGAERMTEEFNREMEKARKEKASGQEALSDTTQNNRVDNNPMPWDSNTANVTAGKSPANLPVASVLRIPATVNIAKFRIPDHFKKYYSDKVTPQDQQPDGTDLIVERADESIALVDPTTGRGEDGQSGVFKHARTSEILRGVRPALRGYKEHEAYITFENIGNSSRRVSLPWSSDAKRLAAALRSLGSEVVVDGAYIDFYRNAYLVEQDLPSAVYGSAPGWHEHNAIKFYVSQSGKTYLSDSVLFEFDSPVDSKYRSAAVGTVEDYRTSVIELTKGNHSLTFQILLELASVLFPVRNGSIKAEGITVNVYGRSGKGKTLAMKLGASLWGNPDQLTESANATYTAIINSAVCSSGSAMRIDDLSAMPNLRGADFENLVYSIANGKAKGRSGQDGKNLPVTSFSTICLMTAEKTIADELWQKEKHRFKAGAEGRLIEQPFIEPQDLKGYNDIRSFASALTSAMLSCNGVAGVEWLNHLSKLGWRGVQANLKTYSMQFEDLMREQYSEAMNAREGHKVRAHALYGIVYAAGMMSASITGYTETEIFEAVQENMIAEMASNDVGHARDMAAAVELWD
- the yfdC gene encoding putative transport — encoded protein: MDSLNDDKINQHNSDLEVESEEKQSGKEIEVDEDRLPSRAMAIHEHIRQDGEKEMERDAMALLWSAIAAGLSMGASLLAKGIFHVQLEGVPGGFLLENLGYTFGFIIVIMARQQLFTENTVTAVLPVMQNPTLSNVGLLMRLWGVVLLGNLIGTGVAAWAFEYMPIFDEETRNAFVKIGMEVMKNSPTEMFANAIISGWIIATMVWMFPAAGGAKIVVIILMTWLIALGDTTHIVVGSVEILYLVFNGTLPWSDFLWPFALPTLAGNICGGTFIFALMSHAQIRNDMSNKRKEEARLRGERLERERKKAEKQR
- the vacJ gene encoding VacJ lipoprotein, coding for MKLRLSALALGTTLLVGCASSGTEQQGRSDPFEGFNRTMYNFNFNVLDPYVVRPVAVAWRDYVPQPARNGLSNFTGNLEEPAIMVNYFLQGDPYQGMVHFTRFFLNTLLGMGGFIDVAGMANPKLQRVEPHRFGSTLGHYGVGYGPYVQLPFYGSFTLREDGGDMADTLYPVLSWLTWPMSIGKWTIEGIETRAQLLDSDGLLRQSSDPYIMVREAYFQRHDFIANGGKLKPQENPNAQAIQDELKEIDSE